Proteins encoded within one genomic window of Vulgatibacter sp.:
- a CDS encoding FAD-binding oxidoreductase, with translation MRASSTTLPESEAIEHLASVAAGEVEIDAAIVRVRPRSVEGARRAIAAAAERGLRFEEGGLVLDRSGLCHVGLVDPRAMWIHCGAGAPLRAVERSLTRAGLTLGSQPPSIFEGTVADWLEGPYAGRRAMDGRLEPGVAAIEAALPDGTALATRAAPRSAAGPAVAHLILGGGGACGHLLGATLKAQPVLRKREVVAIEGEGAKLAALLARTLRTQLLPWEVSLVGPSLLEVVWPIEREDQRVALQSLRRHGQEAGLQVLRRQLQEPSAGVETELPTAELQRIFAAVREGETFRFVRLSRESVVAVGPRQLPGGLRQGGDLLGRIAAALRAGGGR, from the coding sequence ATGAGAGCGAGCTCCACGACCTTGCCGGAGAGCGAAGCGATCGAGCACCTGGCCAGCGTCGCCGCGGGCGAGGTGGAGATCGACGCGGCGATCGTGCGGGTGCGCCCGCGCAGCGTCGAGGGGGCGCGGCGCGCCATCGCCGCTGCTGCGGAGCGCGGCCTGCGCTTCGAGGAGGGCGGGCTCGTGCTCGATCGCAGCGGCCTCTGCCACGTGGGCCTGGTCGATCCCCGGGCGATGTGGATCCACTGCGGCGCCGGCGCGCCGCTGCGCGCGGTGGAGCGGTCGCTCACGCGGGCGGGCCTCACCCTGGGCTCCCAGCCGCCTTCGATCTTCGAGGGGACGGTGGCCGATTGGCTCGAGGGGCCGTATGCGGGGCGGCGAGCGATGGACGGCAGGCTCGAGCCCGGCGTGGCGGCGATCGAGGCGGCGCTGCCGGACGGCACGGCGCTCGCCACCAGGGCGGCGCCGCGCTCTGCAGCAGGCCCTGCGGTGGCGCACCTGATCCTCGGTGGCGGCGGCGCCTGCGGCCATCTCCTCGGCGCCACGCTCAAGGCGCAGCCGGTGCTGCGCAAGCGGGAGGTAGTGGCGATCGAGGGCGAGGGGGCGAAGCTGGCGGCGCTCCTCGCCCGCACGCTGCGCACGCAGCTCCTGCCCTGGGAGGTTTCGCTCGTCGGGCCTTCGCTCCTCGAGGTGGTCTGGCCGATCGAGCGGGAGGACCAGCGGGTGGCGCTGCAGTCGCTGCGCCGCCATGGGCAGGAGGCAGGGCTGCAGGTGCTCCGCCGCCAGCTGCAGGAGCCGAGCGCCGGGGTGGAGACGGAGCTTCCGACCGCCGAGCTGCAGCGGATCTTCGCCGCCGTCCGGGAGGGCGAGACCTTCCGTTTCGTGCGCCTCTCCCGGGAGAGCGTGGTGGCGGTGGGGCCGCGGCAGCTCCCCGGCGGCCTGCGGCAGGGCGGCGATCTCCTCGGCAGGATCGCCGCCGCCCTGCGCGCCGGCGGCGGCCGTTAG
- a CDS encoding FAD-binding oxidoreductase, with translation MAGVPEVPLVSRKAAPPGDAALAAALAERLGRDRIATTPEARDEASRDLWPRSLLWLRADDTPPPPDLICRPRSVEEVAELIRFARERGVAVVPHGARSGVCGGTLHLHGGVALDLRGLDRVRSVDPERLEIEVEAGAMGWPLEQRLAAQGLTLGHFPSSIALSTVGGWVAARGAGQSSSRYGKIEDLLLGLEVVLGTGEVVRLDRPAAGSDLLELFLGSEGILGAITAARLRLFPAPEVQLPRGYRFASLHRALQAMEEIFHAGLRPSVARLYDPFDTWIALGAHAAADGDAGPQLQPPVRADLRTSPERGSLGRKGATLAGSAKKQALQGALSLARPLNLAAGTLRSCLLVLVHEGPAGETRAEAARTRAICAGHGGTDLGEGPGRRWLRKRWAVSYQLPKMFDAGTWVDTCEVATSWGRVEPLYRAIRHAVAPHAFVMAHFSHAWPDGCSIYFTFSGPAPSVERGLRSYDAAWRAALDAAAAEGATITHHHGVGVLKGPWLEAELGAGGLALLQATKRVCDPDGILNPGKLVP, from the coding sequence ATGGCCGGCGTGCCCGAGGTCCCTCTCGTTTCCCGGAAGGCAGCGCCGCCGGGCGACGCTGCGTTGGCCGCCGCCCTCGCCGAGCGGCTCGGCAGGGATCGGATCGCCACCACGCCGGAAGCTCGCGACGAGGCGAGCCGCGATCTCTGGCCCAGGAGCCTGCTCTGGCTCCGGGCGGACGACACGCCGCCGCCTCCCGACCTGATCTGCAGGCCCCGCTCGGTGGAGGAGGTGGCGGAGCTGATCCGCTTCGCCCGCGAGCGAGGGGTGGCGGTGGTGCCCCACGGCGCCCGGAGCGGCGTCTGCGGCGGCACGCTCCACCTCCACGGCGGCGTGGCCCTCGACCTCCGCGGCCTCGACCGGGTGCGCTCCGTCGACCCCGAGCGACTGGAGATCGAGGTGGAGGCCGGGGCGATGGGCTGGCCGCTGGAGCAGCGCCTCGCGGCGCAGGGCCTCACCCTCGGCCACTTCCCCTCCTCGATCGCCCTCTCCACGGTGGGCGGCTGGGTCGCCGCCCGTGGCGCCGGGCAATCCTCTTCACGCTACGGAAAGATCGAAGACCTGCTCCTCGGCCTCGAGGTGGTGCTCGGCACCGGCGAGGTGGTGCGGCTCGACCGGCCGGCGGCGGGAAGCGATCTGCTCGAGCTCTTCCTCGGCAGCGAGGGGATCCTCGGCGCGATCACCGCGGCGCGGCTGCGGCTCTTTCCCGCGCCGGAGGTGCAACTCCCCCGCGGTTACCGCTTCGCCTCGCTCCACCGGGCGCTGCAGGCGATGGAGGAGATCTTCCATGCGGGGCTGCGCCCCAGCGTGGCGCGGCTCTACGATCCCTTCGACACCTGGATCGCCCTCGGCGCCCACGCAGCCGCAGACGGCGACGCAGGGCCGCAGCTGCAGCCGCCGGTTCGCGCCGACCTCCGGACTTCGCCGGAGCGGGGATCGCTGGGCCGAAAGGGCGCGACGCTCGCCGGCAGCGCGAAGAAGCAGGCGCTCCAGGGTGCCCTCTCCCTCGCCCGGCCGCTGAACCTCGCCGCCGGGACGCTCCGTTCCTGTCTCCTCGTGCTGGTGCACGAAGGACCCGCCGGCGAGACCCGCGCCGAGGCGGCGCGGACCCGGGCGATCTGCGCGGGCCACGGCGGCACCGATCTCGGCGAGGGGCCCGGGCGGCGCTGGCTGCGCAAACGGTGGGCGGTCTCCTACCAGCTGCCGAAGATGTTCGACGCGGGCACGTGGGTCGACACCTGCGAGGTGGCGACCTCGTGGGGAAGGGTCGAGCCGCTCTACCGCGCGATCCGCCATGCGGTAGCGCCCCACGCCTTCGTGATGGCGCACTTCAGCCACGCCTGGCCCGACGGCTGCTCGATCTACTTCACCTTCAGCGGGCCGGCGCCGTCGGTGGAGCGCGGCCTGCGCTCCTACGACGCGGCGTGGCGCGCGGCCCTCGACGCGGCGGCGGCGGAGGGCGCCACCATCACCCACCACCACGGCGTCGGCGTGCTCAAGGGGCCGTGGCTCGAGGCGGAGCTGGGCGCTGGCGGCCTCGCGCTGCTGCAGGCCACCAAGCGTGTCTGCGATCCCGACGGGATCCTCAACCCGGGGAAGCTGGTGCCATGA
- a CDS encoding diacylglycerol/lipid kinase family protein: MGRRVVFVINPSSGNGSTGREWRAIASRIHERIGDFGELYTTRPLEATQLANRALEGGADVVVAVGGDGTTNEVVNGFFGPDGKPVRRGATLAVLPRGTGSDFLKSFHTTNTVDALALRLAAGKVRKLDVGRLRYVDHGGAEQLRHFVNIASFGSSGLIDRYVNASTKALGGKASFAIGAVRGLLAWKDQRVQLRFDDGPWEEMSITCVSVANGQFFGGGMWVAPDAQVDDGLFDVTIWSGYTLLDFVTKSRKIYDGSHVKMPGTRTLRARKVEARCDAECLLDVDGEAPGRLPATFEIVPGALTLLA; encoded by the coding sequence ATGGGCCGGCGCGTCGTCTTCGTCATCAACCCGAGCAGCGGCAACGGATCGACCGGCAGGGAGTGGCGCGCGATTGCCAGCCGCATCCACGAGCGGATCGGCGATTTCGGCGAGCTCTACACGACGAGGCCGCTCGAGGCGACGCAGCTCGCGAACCGCGCCCTCGAGGGCGGGGCCGACGTGGTGGTCGCGGTGGGCGGCGACGGCACGACCAACGAGGTGGTGAACGGCTTCTTCGGCCCGGACGGCAAGCCCGTGCGGCGGGGCGCGACGCTGGCGGTGCTGCCCCGCGGCACCGGCAGCGACTTCCTCAAGAGCTTCCACACCACCAACACCGTGGACGCGCTGGCGCTCCGCCTCGCCGCCGGCAAGGTCCGCAAGCTCGACGTCGGGCGGCTCCGCTACGTCGATCACGGAGGCGCGGAGCAGCTGCGGCATTTCGTCAACATCGCCTCCTTCGGCTCCTCGGGCCTCATCGACCGCTACGTGAACGCGTCCACCAAAGCGCTGGGTGGCAAGGCCTCCTTCGCCATCGGCGCGGTGCGGGGGCTGCTGGCCTGGAAGGACCAGCGGGTGCAGCTCCGCTTCGACGACGGGCCGTGGGAGGAGATGTCGATCACCTGCGTCTCCGTGGCGAACGGGCAGTTCTTCGGCGGCGGGATGTGGGTGGCGCCCGATGCGCAGGTCGACGACGGCCTCTTCGACGTGACCATCTGGAGCGGCTACACGCTCCTCGACTTCGTCACCAAGAGCCGCAAGATCTACGACGGCAGCCACGTGAAGATGCCGGGGACGCGCACCCTGCGGGCTCGCAAGGTCGAGGCCCGGTGCGACGCCGAATGCCTCCTCGACGTTGACGGCGAGGCGCCCGGCAGGCTGCCCGCCACCTTCGAAATCGTCCCCGGAGCGCTCACGCTGCTCGCGTGA
- a CDS encoding (Fe-S)-binding protein: MGSSKLGADLYLAWRAAVVHPLRRLLDKEPQGKERFLANYGPEGLVPTTPRDKAMLAAAGRCISCGLCDQLDGQLGAVARGEYQGASLLPRQYARSSVELHRAKAAIEAIDPAAYRAGEAVCPTRVPLVAIAAWLQERLARVLSFAADEGRRLPPSTGC; encoded by the coding sequence ATGGGTTCTTCGAAGCTCGGCGCCGATCTCTATCTCGCCTGGCGCGCCGCGGTGGTCCACCCGCTGCGCCGGCTCCTCGACAAGGAGCCGCAGGGCAAGGAACGCTTCCTCGCCAACTACGGCCCCGAGGGGCTGGTGCCCACCACGCCCCGGGACAAGGCGATGCTCGCTGCAGCGGGGCGCTGCATCTCCTGCGGGCTCTGCGACCAGCTCGACGGGCAGCTCGGCGCCGTGGCCCGGGGCGAGTACCAGGGCGCCTCCCTCCTGCCGCGCCAATACGCCCGCTCCTCGGTGGAGCTCCACCGGGCGAAGGCGGCGATCGAGGCGATCGATCCGGCGGCCTACCGCGCCGGGGAGGCGGTCTGCCCCACCCGCGTGCCGCTCGTGGCCATCGCCGCCTGGCTGCAGGAGCGTCTGGCCCGGGTGCTCTCGTTCGCAGCCGACGAGGGAAGGCGGCTGCCTCCCTCCACCGGGTGTTGA
- a CDS encoding calcium-translocating P-type ATPase, PMCA-type produces the protein MNTDEAKAPTWCREADEVLASLASSRAGLGGDEAASRLASHGPNRLPRQKGRSALSLLLAQFKSLLVLILVGAALLALAVGDLKDAIVIGFVVVLNTSLGFFQEYRAEKAVAALEGMLAQQARVRREGRVVALAAEQVVPGDIVLVEAGDRLPADGRLVEVQGLEVDESALTGESVPVPKQRDRLDDPELGIGDRSNLGWMNTVATRGKGELVVTATGAATEMGRIASLLERAEESPTPLQKQVDILGKRLALIAGVVVVIIAVAEWLRGTPPVEILMSAVALAVAAIPEGLPAVVTVTLALGMRRMAQRRAIVKRMSAVETLGSTSDICTDKTGTLTVNQMTVRRICSGVGHCDVTGEGYTRDGEITGERGVLEALIPAVVLCNDSDVRDGKIAGDPMEAALLILAEKAGADPQQLRKERPRVAEIPFDSLHKFMATFHEEEGRVRLFVKGAPDVLFERSAHAWTGAEPAPIERESFTRQNEELASEGLRVIAVATRLVEREAVQAGDEGALHDLVQDLTWLGLVGLVDPPRPEAKEAIARCKEAGIRVRMITGDHVLTGSAIARELGIEGEGVRGAELERMDDAALRERVPNVGVFARVSPDHKLRIVRALQARDGVVAMIGDGVNDAPALRTADIGVAMGITGTDVTREAARMVLADDNFATIVGAVRQGRAIYDNIVKFLRFQLSTNIGAILVLLFAPILGLPIPFTPVQILWVNLIMDGPPAMALGVDPPAPGIMQEKPRSPTARILTLGRFVHLAFFGAIMATGTLFLFVQGAESSVDRGRTMAFTTFVLFQFFNVFNARALRRTAFTRHALRNRALWIALALVLLLQVAAVELHFLNRLLSTTPLTSSEWLRCIAVASSVLLAEELRKLLWPRRRAAA, from the coding sequence GTGAACACGGACGAAGCGAAGGCGCCCACCTGGTGCCGCGAGGCGGATGAGGTCCTCGCCTCCCTGGCGTCGAGCCGCGCGGGCCTCGGCGGCGACGAGGCGGCGTCGCGCCTCGCCAGCCACGGCCCCAATCGCCTCCCCAGGCAGAAGGGCCGCTCGGCCCTCTCCCTGCTCCTCGCCCAATTCAAGAGCCTGCTCGTCCTCATCCTCGTCGGCGCGGCCCTCCTCGCCCTCGCCGTCGGCGACCTCAAGGACGCGATCGTCATCGGCTTCGTGGTGGTCCTCAACACCTCCCTCGGCTTCTTCCAGGAGTACCGCGCCGAGAAGGCGGTGGCGGCGCTGGAGGGGATGCTCGCGCAGCAGGCGCGCGTGCGGCGCGAAGGGCGCGTGGTCGCCCTCGCCGCCGAGCAGGTCGTCCCCGGCGACATCGTCCTCGTCGAGGCGGGCGACAGGCTCCCGGCGGACGGCCGCCTCGTCGAGGTGCAGGGGCTCGAGGTGGACGAATCCGCCCTCACCGGTGAGTCGGTCCCGGTGCCGAAGCAGCGCGATCGGCTGGACGATCCCGAGCTCGGCATCGGCGATCGCTCCAACCTCGGCTGGATGAATACCGTCGCCACCCGCGGCAAGGGCGAGCTCGTGGTCACCGCCACCGGCGCTGCTACCGAAATGGGCCGGATCGCCTCGCTCCTCGAGCGGGCGGAGGAGTCGCCGACGCCGCTGCAGAAGCAGGTCGACATCCTCGGCAAGCGGCTCGCGCTGATCGCCGGCGTGGTGGTGGTGATCATCGCCGTGGCCGAGTGGCTGCGCGGCACGCCGCCGGTGGAGATCCTGATGAGCGCCGTCGCCCTCGCGGTTGCGGCGATCCCCGAGGGCCTCCCTGCGGTGGTGACGGTGACGCTGGCGCTCGGCATGCGGCGGATGGCGCAGCGCCGCGCCATCGTGAAGCGAATGTCGGCGGTGGAGACCCTCGGCTCCACCTCGGACATCTGCACCGACAAGACCGGCACCCTCACGGTGAACCAGATGACCGTGCGCCGGATCTGCAGCGGCGTCGGCCATTGCGACGTCACCGGCGAGGGCTACACCCGCGACGGCGAGATCACCGGCGAGCGCGGGGTGCTCGAGGCGCTCATCCCCGCGGTGGTGCTCTGCAACGACAGCGACGTGCGCGACGGCAAGATCGCCGGCGATCCGATGGAGGCGGCGCTCCTCATCCTCGCCGAGAAGGCCGGGGCCGATCCGCAGCAGCTCCGCAAGGAGAGGCCGCGCGTCGCCGAGATCCCCTTCGACTCGCTCCACAAATTCATGGCGACCTTCCACGAGGAGGAGGGCCGCGTGCGCCTCTTCGTCAAGGGCGCGCCGGACGTGCTCTTCGAGAGATCGGCCCACGCGTGGACCGGCGCCGAGCCGGCGCCGATCGAGCGGGAGTCGTTCACGAGGCAGAACGAGGAGCTCGCCTCGGAAGGCTTGCGGGTGATCGCGGTGGCGACGCGGCTGGTCGAGCGCGAGGCGGTGCAGGCGGGGGACGAAGGTGCGCTCCACGATCTCGTGCAGGACCTCACCTGGCTCGGCCTCGTCGGCCTGGTCGATCCGCCGCGTCCGGAGGCGAAGGAGGCGATCGCGCGCTGCAAGGAGGCCGGCATCCGGGTGCGGATGATCACCGGCGACCACGTCCTCACCGGCAGCGCCATCGCCCGCGAGCTCGGCATCGAGGGCGAGGGCGTGCGCGGAGCCGAGCTCGAGCGGATGGACGACGCCGCGCTGCGGGAGCGCGTCCCGAACGTCGGTGTCTTCGCCCGCGTCTCCCCCGATCACAAGCTGCGGATCGTCCGGGCGCTGCAGGCTCGGGACGGCGTGGTGGCGATGATCGGCGACGGCGTCAACGACGCGCCGGCGCTGCGCACGGCGGACATCGGCGTGGCGATGGGGATCACCGGCACCGACGTCACCCGCGAGGCGGCGCGCATGGTGCTCGCGGACGACAATTTCGCCACCATCGTCGGCGCGGTACGGCAGGGCCGCGCCATCTACGACAACATCGTCAAATTCCTCCGCTTCCAGCTCTCCACCAACATCGGCGCGATCCTCGTCCTCCTCTTCGCACCGATCCTCGGCCTGCCCATCCCCTTCACCCCGGTGCAGATCCTCTGGGTGAACCTGATCATGGACGGCCCGCCGGCGATGGCCCTCGGCGTCGATCCGCCGGCGCCGGGGATCATGCAGGAGAAGCCCCGCTCGCCCACCGCGCGGATCCTCACCCTGGGGCGCTTCGTCCACCTCGCCTTCTTCGGCGCGATCATGGCGACGGGAACGCTCTTTCTCTTCGTGCAGGGCGCCGAGAGCTCGGTCGACCGCGGCCGCACCATGGCCTTCACCACCTTCGTTCTCTTCCAGTTCTTCAACGTCTTCAACGCCAGGGCGCTGCGGCGCACCGCCTTCACCCGGCACGCGCTGCGCAACCGTGCGCTCTGGATCGCGCTCGCCCTCGTGCTCCTGCTCCAGGTGGCGGCGGTGGAGCTGCACTTCCTCAACCGGCTGCTCTCCACGACGCCGCTCACCTCGAGCGAGTGGCTGCGCTGCATCGCGGTGGCGTCGTCGGTGCTGCTGGCGGAGGAGCTGCGCAAGCTGCTCTGGCCGCGGCGCAGGGCAGCGGCCTAA